Part of the Rhodohalobacter sp. 614A genome is shown below.
TTATTTTTATCAAATGAGATTCTTAAAAAAAATTCTGTTTCCAATCATTTTTACACTGGTACTGATTTCAAACGGATATAGTCAACAGAATTCTGATCCTAAAGGTGCTTTTGTACGTTCTTTAGTTGTACCTGGATGGGGGCACTATTATGTAGATCATAACGAATGGAGAAGGGGACAGATTCATCTTGGTGCAGAGGTGGCGTTGATTATTTCCTATTTTGGTTTTTCAGCTCGCGCAGATAATTTGGAAACTCAATATGAAACGCTCGCCTCTTTAGAGGCCGGAGTGGATATCTCTGGCAGAAGCCGAACGTTTAGAATTGCCATAGGTAATTTCAATACATTGACTGAGTATAACGATTTTCAACTTCGGAGCAGAAATTGGAACCGAATTTTTGATGCCCAAGCTGAGAACAAGTGGAATTGGGAAACCGAGGATGCACGTAACAGTTATAACGATCTCCGTTCAGATGTTGATCGTGTTAGAAACCAACTTCCTGCAATATTTGGTTTGATGGTAGTGAACAGAGTGATCAGTGCAGTAAGTGCCTATAATCGGGCAAAAAACCATTCCAAGACTCCTGAGCTCTCTCTCTTACCCGTCTCCACACGTTCAAATGGTCTGGGAATTGTTGGGAAAATGAATATTCGATTCTAGCAGAGCAGACACTTCATGAATAATCGTTATAAGCTCACATTCGAATACGATGGTACGAATTTTAATGGCTGGCAAAAACAGCCTGAAGGCCGGACGGTTCAGGATGTAATTGAAAAAGCGTTGAGTACATTTTATCAAGAGCAGATAGAAATTGTGGGACAGGGTAGGACGGACGCCGGTGTACATGCAAAGGAACAGGTAGCCCATGCCGATTTGCCTTCTTTGTACAGTCTTCAGCGGATTTTGAGGGCAATGGCAGGACTCTTCCCTGAGGATGTAGCTCTGGTTGATGCAAAAAAAATGGATGATGATTTCCATGCAAGATTTCACGCCAAATCGCGAATATATCAATACCGTGTTTTAGAAAGACAATCTCCAATAATGAGGAATTTTTCCTGGTCCGTTTTTAAGCCAGTATCAGTTGCATTGCTGGATGAATGTGCGGGGATGATTCTTGGTGAGCATGATTTTATCAATTTCTGTATTCCTCCGGATATAAGTGAGATGACAACGTTATGTACTATTCAGCAAAGCTTTTGGAGAAAAGAAGAGGGTGTACTGATCTATCAAATTGAAGGAAACCGGTTTTTACGCCATTTGGTACGACGACTGGTGGGAGCAATGGTCCAGGTCGCAGATGGCACACTTCAATTCAATGATTTTCAACAGTTGTTAGTAACTCAGCCTGCCCGGCGTAAAGCTCATGCCGCACCGGCAAAGGGACTCACGTTAATGAGTGTTAGCTACTAATTTTTCTTGTCTAAATTTCCATTGGGAAAGAGATAACCAATGGATTCATTCGCACATTTTTCGGCTCTAAAAAAATTAAAAAAATGATGGATTTTGGTTTTTTTAAAACCGTTTTAAAACTGTAGTAATGATCATGGTTATAGTTTGCTTGTTAAATAAGTTCTTTTCGTTGTAAGTTTAAGGAGGTATATTTTAATGTATCCGTGATTTTGTCGTTTTCAAATTGCCTCTTTAGTATGTATTCAAAGGAAAAATCAGAGATTCTCTTTTCAGAGAAAGCCCTATTTAATATTAAAGTACCTTATAAGCTGATAGAGACAAGCCAAACAGACGAGAAAAAGCCTTTAATAGTATACTTACATGGATTTAACGATCATATTGAATCGTTTTTAAAAACCTGTAAGCCATTTTTAGATCGAATTGAAGCCTACCATTTGTTTATTCAGGCTCCATATCCACTTTATGATAGATCCCACAAGAAAAAAGTTGAGGAGTGGGGAAGGGCCTGGTACTTGTATGATGGAGATCAAGAACAATTTCTGAATTCACTGGCGAAGACTTCAGAATTAATTGACGAGGTACTCACAACCTTAGAAAACAAGGTTTCAGTTGAAAGGCTTTGTGTGCTTGGCTATTCTATGGGAGGATATTTAGCTGGTTACTATGCTTTAACACGATATCATTTGGTGAATGACTTAATTGTTGCAGGTGCAAGAATCAAAACTGAAGTTTTGAATGAAAACTGGGGTTTAATCAAAGATTTACAAGTGCTTGCAATCCATGGTAAAGGAGATAATAAAGTTGATTATAAGCCTCAAAGAACCGAAATTGTACGATTATCAAAAAATGGTATAAATGCAAATTTCAAACTGATTAATCAAAAGCATATTTTTAATGTTGCGTACATTAAAGAAGCATGTGATTGGTTAGTCGAGAAGGGCTACAGTCGAAATAAGTATGCATTAAAACATTAACTAATCTGTTCATCGGCAACCTCATAAACAGACAAATTTTTTTATGGAAAAATTAGAAGGACTAAAAATTCTTGTTGTAGAAGATGATCCAACAGTAAGACTGCTCGTAAGAAAAGCTCTTGAAAATCATGGAGCAACCATATCTGAAGCCGATTCTGCAAAAAATGGAGAGACCAAAGCTCTGCAGAATGAATATGACATGATTGTTCTGGATTTACGTTTGCCGGATGGAACTGGCTATGATGTCTGTGTAAATCTGAGAGATCAAAATGTTACGACTCCGATTTTGGTATTGTCAGCAGAACAAGAGACAAACATGAAGGTGAAAGTCCTGAACGTAGGGGCTGACGATTATCTTACCAAGCCCTTTAGTGTTGAAGAACTTCTTGCACGTATTGAAGCTATAATGCGTCGAAGTATTTCACAGGGAACAGAAAGTGAGCTGGAATGTTATGAAATGAAAATTGACCTTATTAAGCGAAAAATGATTATCAATGACGCTGAGGTTGATTTAACAAACAGCGAGTTTAACCTTCTTGTATATTTGGTGAGAAATAGAGGGAGAACAGTGTCTCAGGAGGAGCTTGCAAAAAATGTTTGGGGAATTGGTTTTAATACTCAGACCAATTATATCAACGTGTATATTAGCTACCTGAGGAAGAAAATTCGGAAACATTCAGATTTTGAATATATACGAACGATCAGGAAAAAAGGCTTTAAGATTGTGTGTGGTCCCAAAGAGAAAGAATGATAAATTAACTCTTTCTCCTCTCTAACATATTTGTACATCAAACGAATCAGATCTGATCTCTTCAGAAACCAGCAAATATGAGAATTGTTTAGTCTGCGAAGGAGAGAGGCTCTTCTTCTACGGTGTTAGATTCTGAATGTCTGAAAAGCAGATATTCTTCGGGAGTAACATCGGCAATTAAATAATTCAATGGATCAATCGGGCGATTTCTAACCAACACTTCATAATGCAAATGCGGACCTTCTGTAAGCCCTGAGTTTCCACTAAATCCGATTAACTCGCCTCTTTGAACTTTATCTCCTGTTCGTAATCCATCAGCAAACGTTGACAGGTGAGCGTATCTGCTGACAAATCCAAAACCATGATCGATCTCTATAACATTTCCAAATGTTCCTTTTCTACCGGCAAATTTTACAGTGCCGTCACCGGTTGCAAATACGTCAGTATTAATATCAGCACGAAAATCAATCCCCTCATGCATTCTCTTATAGCGTAGAACCGGGTGGATTCTCATTCCATATCCGCTAATAATAATACCATTTACAGGGCGTATGGCGGGGATGCTTTTGAGACGCTCCTGGTTTGAATTATAGTAGTTTTTTACCTCGGCAAAAGAGACCTTTTGAACTCCCATTCTTCGTTCAAGACGATCTAATTTTGATGCCGTACTTCGCAGAATTTCTGAAGTTTCTTCGGTGTAATAATCAAAATGTGAATATCGATCTGTACCGCCAATTCCTCCCATCCTCAAATCTTCGGTCACAGGATCCAGGCCAAGTATGGTTCGATACATTTCATTATCCAGTTCAGAAATAGCTTGTAGCTGGTTTTCAATATCAATAATGGATGATTCAGCACGCTTGAGTTGATCAATAAGAGCCTGATTCTCATCCTTAAGCATAATTTCTGCGGGAGTGCCAATATAATTTGTCAGAATAGAGAGGCCAAAAGCTGCTAAAACAATACCGTTAATGAGCCAAAAGGAGAGGGAGTGGGTGAGCTTTTTTTTGATGTCGTATTCAATAGGTACAAATTCACAACGTTCTGAGTCGTAGTAAAAGTGATTTTTCTTAGCCATAGAAAATATTAAAGAGGTAGGTTTTAGCCTTAGAAATTTAGTCTTTATCTCCGTAAAATAAAAATTCAGATCGATATATTCTATTATTCAAAATCGCCTTCAAAATATTCAACGGCTCTTCGCGGCATTTCACTTCTTTTCTTCTTATCCGCGATATGTTTTTTAATTTTTTTCTGAAACGCTTCGGCGGCGTTATATCCGT
Proteins encoded:
- the truA gene encoding tRNA pseudouridine(38-40) synthase TruA — encoded protein: MNNRYKLTFEYDGTNFNGWQKQPEGRTVQDVIEKALSTFYQEQIEIVGQGRTDAGVHAKEQVAHADLPSLYSLQRILRAMAGLFPEDVALVDAKKMDDDFHARFHAKSRIYQYRVLERQSPIMRNFSWSVFKPVSVALLDECAGMILGEHDFINFCIPPDISEMTTLCTIQQSFWRKEEGVLIYQIEGNRFLRHLVRRLVGAMVQVADGTLQFNDFQQLLVTQPARRKAHAAPAKGLTLMSVSY
- a CDS encoding alpha/beta hydrolase, coding for MYSKEKSEILFSEKALFNIKVPYKLIETSQTDEKKPLIVYLHGFNDHIESFLKTCKPFLDRIEAYHLFIQAPYPLYDRSHKKKVEEWGRAWYLYDGDQEQFLNSLAKTSELIDEVLTTLENKVSVERLCVLGYSMGGYLAGYYALTRYHLVNDLIVAGARIKTEVLNENWGLIKDLQVLAIHGKGDNKVDYKPQRTEIVRLSKNGINANFKLINQKHIFNVAYIKEACDWLVEKGYSRNKYALKH
- a CDS encoding response regulator transcription factor, giving the protein MEKLEGLKILVVEDDPTVRLLVRKALENHGATISEADSAKNGETKALQNEYDMIVLDLRLPDGTGYDVCVNLRDQNVTTPILVLSAEQETNMKVKVLNVGADDYLTKPFSVEELLARIEAIMRRSISQGTESELECYEMKIDLIKRKMIINDAEVDLTNSEFNLLVYLVRNRGRTVSQEELAKNVWGIGFNTQTNYINVYISYLRKKIRKHSDFEYIRTIRKKGFKIVCGPKEKE
- a CDS encoding M23 family metallopeptidase encodes the protein MAKKNHFYYDSERCEFVPIEYDIKKKLTHSLSFWLINGIVLAAFGLSILTNYIGTPAEIMLKDENQALIDQLKRAESSIIDIENQLQAISELDNEMYRTILGLDPVTEDLRMGGIGGTDRYSHFDYYTEETSEILRSTASKLDRLERRMGVQKVSFAEVKNYYNSNQERLKSIPAIRPVNGIIISGYGMRIHPVLRYKRMHEGIDFRADINTDVFATGDGTVKFAGRKGTFGNVIEIDHGFGFVSRYAHLSTFADGLRTGDKVQRGELIGFSGNSGLTEGPHLHYEVLVRNRPIDPLNYLIADVTPEEYLLFRHSESNTVEEEPLSFAD